In Bacillus sp. SB49, a single window of DNA contains:
- a CDS encoding iron-containing alcohol dehydrogenase encodes MNHFTYHNPTKLIFGKNQLDALKQEIPKYGKNILLVYGGGSIKRNGLYDQVVKQLRELDVTISELSGVEPNPRLSTVRKGIEICHQENIDFLLAVGGGSVIDCTKAIVAGAAYDGDVWDIINKKVTAEEALPFGTVLTLAATGSEMNPDSVITNWETNEKYVWGSPGVTHPAFSILDPVHTMSVPRDQTIYGMVDMMSHVFEQYFHNVSNTKLQDRMCFSVLQTVIETAPKLLEDLESYEHRETILYSGTIALNGTLQMGYFGDWASHTIEHAVSAVYDIPHAGGLAILFPNWMRHVVDHDAERMMRVMLAMFDIDTTGKTDKEIALEGVDKLSAFWSSLGAPSRLADYEIGEDRLEEIAEIAAKEMQHGGFSNFRKLNKEDILSILKASL; translated from the coding sequence ATGAACCATTTCACCTATCACAATCCTACGAAGCTGATTTTCGGAAAAAATCAGCTCGATGCATTGAAACAGGAAATACCTAAGTACGGCAAGAACATTCTCCTCGTCTATGGTGGCGGTAGTATCAAGCGGAACGGCTTGTACGATCAAGTCGTGAAACAATTGAGAGAACTCGACGTCACCATTTCCGAATTGAGCGGAGTCGAACCAAACCCTCGTCTTTCCACGGTAAGAAAAGGAATCGAAATCTGCCATCAGGAGAACATCGACTTCCTGCTTGCCGTCGGCGGAGGAAGCGTCATCGACTGTACCAAAGCAATTGTTGCCGGCGCAGCGTATGACGGAGATGTTTGGGACATCATCAATAAGAAAGTGACAGCTGAGGAAGCCCTTCCGTTCGGAACGGTGCTTACCTTGGCTGCGACCGGTTCCGAAATGAACCCGGATTCTGTCATTACGAATTGGGAGACAAATGAAAAATACGTATGGGGAAGCCCCGGGGTCACCCACCCTGCCTTCTCTATTCTAGATCCCGTCCACACGATGTCCGTCCCGCGCGACCAAACGATCTACGGAATGGTCGACATGATGAGTCACGTGTTCGAGCAATACTTCCACAACGTCTCCAACACGAAGCTGCAGGACCGTATGTGCTTCTCTGTCCTGCAGACCGTCATCGAGACAGCTCCGAAGCTGTTGGAAGACTTGGAAAGCTATGAGCACCGGGAGACGATTCTTTACTCCGGTACCATCGCTTTGAACGGAACCCTGCAAATGGGCTATTTCGGAGACTGGGCTTCCCACACCATCGAGCATGCGGTATCCGCTGTCTATGACATTCCTCACGCCGGTGGACTCGCCATCCTGTTCCCGAACTGGATGCGCCACGTTGTCGACCATGATGCCGAACGGATGATGCGAGTGATGCTTGCGATGTTCGATATCGATACGACAGGTAAAACCGATAAAGAAATTGCACTGGAAGGAGTCGATAAGCTGAGCGCCTTCTGGTCCAGTCTCGGTGCCCCATCGCGCCTCGCCGACTATGAAATCGGCGAAGACCGTCTGGAAGAAATAGCAGAGATTGCAGCGAAAGAAATGCAGCACGGCGGATTCAGCAACTTCCGCAAGCTGAACAAAGAGGACATCCTTTCCATCCTGAAAGCATCGTTATAA
- a CDS encoding DUF4317 domain-containing protein — protein sequence MDKKDIAGIRRQLKVENDLLKISDIFNVYIMKESTDIYHYQSQPFDLLDQDQQELFMNNFKKLLTGQLDEKLFELKFQREAEDHTQLLLHKGLLSTDVEDWKEQMLAMTEKMIRDRPNEKDTVITFIRAEYRKPMKARNEEAEESERDTVYSNPFLLCSVNRTEEPKKAIQFDYIEKEFKYKIEVDPVIDLKNPMTGFLFPCITDGAADVNHILYAAGKANEPDYTFIEDVLNGEEIMTAKEDKAVFEEVIKDVVGNQLNPSTLASVYGEINRVVEENEEDEAPKLDYRDVERVLSQSGEQVDSEKVKSAFERITDDGAYELKASSIVPRYKSKSIKINTKVANISISPQDLEYVRQVNYKGKRCIMIEIEEDAEIEGFKMLPEAFGDQ from the coding sequence ATGGATAAAAAAGATATTGCCGGTATTCGCAGGCAGTTGAAAGTAGAAAATGACCTATTGAAAATATCCGATATTTTCAATGTGTATATTATGAAGGAATCGACGGACATTTATCATTATCAAAGTCAGCCCTTTGATCTGCTCGACCAGGATCAGCAGGAGCTGTTCATGAACAATTTCAAGAAACTGCTGACAGGGCAGCTTGATGAGAAGCTGTTCGAATTGAAGTTTCAGCGTGAAGCGGAAGATCACACCCAGCTCCTTCTCCATAAAGGACTGCTGAGTACGGACGTAGAAGATTGGAAAGAACAGATGCTGGCCATGACAGAGAAGATGATTCGCGACCGACCGAATGAAAAAGACACCGTCATCACCTTCATTCGAGCGGAATACCGAAAGCCGATGAAGGCAAGGAATGAAGAGGCGGAGGAAAGCGAACGCGATACCGTATATTCGAATCCCTTCCTCCTCTGCAGCGTCAACCGGACGGAGGAACCGAAGAAAGCGATCCAATTCGACTACATAGAGAAGGAATTTAAATATAAAATCGAAGTGGACCCCGTCATCGATTTGAAGAATCCGATGACCGGCTTCTTGTTCCCATGCATTACAGACGGTGCTGCCGACGTTAATCACATCCTTTACGCAGCCGGTAAAGCAAACGAACCGGACTACACCTTCATCGAGGACGTGTTGAACGGAGAAGAGATTATGACGGCGAAGGAGGATAAAGCCGTATTCGAAGAAGTAATTAAAGATGTTGTCGGAAACCAGCTTAACCCTTCCACTCTTGCAAGCGTCTACGGCGAGATCAACCGCGTCGTCGAAGAGAACGAAGAAGATGAGGCGCCGAAACTGGATTACAGAGACGTTGAGCGTGTCCTATCCCAGAGCGGGGAGCAGGTCGATTCCGAGAAGGTGAAAAGCGCCTTTGAACGAATTACCGACGATGGGGCTTATGAGCTGAAAGCAAGCAGCATCGTGCCACGCTACAAGTCAAAATCGATTAAGATCAACACAAAAGTCGCCAACATATCCATCAGCCCGCAGGACTTGGAATACGTCCGGCAGGTCAACTATAAAGGAAAACGGTGCATCATGATCGAAATTGAAGAAGATGCGGAAATCGAAGGTTTTAAAATGCTTCCGGAAGCATTCGGAGACCAATAA
- a CDS encoding ATP-dependent helicase, whose protein sequence is MEEGTSAFFHLFFLAEYIEERNTIMDFFTRMEEQTGVRLNDVQKQAVTHTNGPLLLLASPGAGKTTTLNMKIGYLLLEERVRPEQILAVTFSKASARDMEERFDRFFSGMTDQKVHFSTIHSFAYQVVREVLRKRGEDFQLIEGSVSEEEWKKGFDGPDVPLHKKFILKRLFEERNGAAITEEEMDELMTYISFVKNRMVEGKELESVDCTVKHASDIYLAYERFKKTGAEKRLLDFDDMLTYGYQLLLEENDILKKYQQRFSYLLTDESQDNSVVQHEIIELLAKPQNNLCVVADDDQSIFMWRGSDVTKLLQFEKAYPEGTVMTMAQNYRSSKEIVQASNQFIKRNKNRFQKEMFTENPSGKPVEIKALKNYEEQLNYVTEEIRKSGSAEEVAVLYRNNASAVPLADKLDRAGVSFYMKDIDAKFFRHWVVEDILNFLRFSYNDGRVDVLDRIHTKFNGYISKKQVAFLKRAGGGSVFDTLLDTDIPSYQEKNLKLAKKHFHAINEMEPDKAIRTIREKLGYDHALQKMVEKFGFQAEQLFGILDTLEEIAQGLGSLKGFADRLKELEHLIQTSKFNKETSPLTLTTFHSAKGLEFDKVFMIDLINGVVPSKDDMERYRSQDQGPMEEAVRLFYVGMTRARKDLQLLTYSYKGNERVTESLFVMNVRRIIQPGGSTVKKRPKHADVDLSDERLLTLDEVEIGRRIVHKKFGTGIIKAYGGDQIGIEFHGAGYKELMLAFCLENGLLQKE, encoded by the coding sequence ATGGAAGAGGGGACTTCGGCCTTCTTCCATCTATTTTTTCTTGCTGAGTATATAGAAGAAAGGAACACGATCATGGACTTCTTTACACGAATGGAAGAACAGACGGGCGTCCGCTTAAATGATGTCCAGAAACAGGCGGTGACCCACACAAACGGACCGCTTCTTCTGCTTGCGTCCCCAGGGGCAGGGAAAACGACGACCCTTAATATGAAAATCGGTTATTTACTACTGGAGGAGCGGGTGAGACCGGAACAAATTCTTGCTGTCACCTTCAGTAAAGCATCTGCGAGGGACATGGAGGAGCGTTTCGATCGATTCTTTTCCGGGATGACGGATCAGAAAGTCCATTTCTCAACCATTCACAGCTTTGCGTATCAGGTGGTTCGGGAAGTTCTCAGGAAGCGGGGCGAGGACTTTCAATTGATCGAAGGGAGCGTCAGTGAGGAAGAATGGAAGAAGGGCTTCGATGGCCCGGACGTTCCTCTTCATAAGAAATTCATTCTGAAGCGCCTCTTTGAAGAGCGGAACGGGGCTGCGATTACAGAGGAGGAAATGGATGAACTTATGACGTATATCAGCTTCGTTAAGAACCGGATGGTGGAAGGGAAGGAACTGGAAAGTGTCGACTGTACCGTAAAGCATGCGTCCGATATTTACTTAGCGTATGAACGTTTTAAGAAGACAGGTGCAGAGAAACGGCTGCTCGACTTTGATGATATGCTGACTTACGGCTATCAACTGCTGTTGGAAGAGAACGACATCTTGAAGAAATACCAGCAGAGGTTTTCTTACCTTTTAACAGACGAGAGTCAGGACAATTCGGTCGTGCAGCATGAAATCATCGAACTCCTGGCAAAACCGCAGAACAATCTGTGTGTCGTAGCAGATGATGACCAGTCCATCTTCATGTGGCGCGGGTCTGACGTGACGAAGCTGCTGCAATTTGAGAAGGCGTATCCGGAAGGAACGGTCATGACGATGGCACAGAATTATCGTTCCTCCAAGGAAATTGTCCAAGCTTCCAATCAATTCATCAAGCGCAACAAGAACCGTTTCCAGAAAGAAATGTTCACAGAGAATCCTTCCGGGAAACCAGTAGAAATTAAAGCGTTGAAAAACTATGAGGAGCAGTTGAATTATGTGACGGAAGAAATCAGGAAAAGCGGCTCTGCCGAAGAGGTCGCGGTCTTGTACCGGAATAACGCTTCCGCCGTCCCACTGGCGGATAAGCTGGACCGCGCGGGAGTTTCCTTTTATATGAAGGACATCGACGCCAAGTTCTTCAGACACTGGGTCGTCGAAGATATTCTTAATTTCCTGCGATTTTCTTACAACGATGGACGCGTCGATGTGTTGGATCGGATTCATACGAAATTTAACGGATATATATCGAAGAAGCAGGTTGCTTTCTTAAAGAGGGCAGGGGGCGGTTCTGTCTTTGATACGCTTCTTGACACCGATATTCCATCTTATCAGGAGAAGAATTTAAAGCTTGCGAAGAAACATTTCCATGCCATCAATGAAATGGAACCGGACAAAGCAATCCGGACAATCCGCGAAAAGCTCGGCTACGATCATGCCCTGCAAAAAATGGTCGAGAAGTTCGGGTTCCAGGCGGAGCAGTTGTTCGGGATCCTTGATACGCTGGAGGAAATTGCTCAGGGCCTCGGGTCGTTAAAGGGCTTCGCAGATCGCTTGAAAGAATTGGAGCATCTGATTCAAACGTCCAAGTTCAATAAAGAGACAAGCCCGCTTACGCTCACTACTTTTCACAGCGCGAAGGGACTGGAGTTCGACAAGGTGTTTATGATTGATTTGATCAACGGGGTCGTGCCTTCCAAAGATGACATGGAGCGGTACCGAAGTCAGGATCAGGGGCCGATGGAAGAAGCGGTCCGACTCTTCTATGTAGGGATGACGAGAGCGCGGAAGGACTTGCAGCTGCTGACATACAGCTACAAAGGAAACGAGCGCGTGACGGAATCGCTCTTCGTCATGAACGTCCGCAGAATCATCCAGCCAGGGGGTTCGACTGTTAAAAAGAGACCGAAGCATGCGGACGTTGACTTATCCGATGAGCGGCTGCTTACGCTTGATGAGGTCGAGATCGGCAGACGGATTGTTCATAAGAAATTCGGGACAGGGATCATCAAGGCTTATGGAGGAGATCAGATCGGAATTGAGTTTCATGGCGCTGGTTATAAAGAGCTGATGCTTGCCTTCTGTCTGGAGAACGGGCTCCTGCAGAAAGAATAG
- a CDS encoding DUF7305 domain-containing protein: MNGKRFTNEQGMIFVFVLMVLMILSILGLSLLGLVAGNTKISSTERDQQSVYYIAEAGAVQRLQDMEEAVDLSYADADDERSFYEVLEKKMLGTVDIQSFTPAFGKQPEAEVTITRDQENNPGSYQITSTGRIGARTRTVTQSVHIQWQEKGGMTVPNAMAVFTEETITLSGGALVEGNIGTNSEAANTVSFNGGASVTGDIYVPSGAEDQAVNAPAYMNIPPPIPNNTHVPFELPPFPVYPDYPVPDDERLQKTEWNGYDVIKDGKLKIDNYISDGYTLHLTNDIHFKEIILNSNYTLTIDVGDTDKAIVVDHLNVKNGHINITGTGKLTLYVKDALTMGSGSTINENGSIEQLGVYVADSDEARRIKLAGSQKIFGSLYAETADIELTGGGGFQGHIFTGGGSFIISGGARAYASLLYAPHADFRITGGGKVLGSILSKTYRSDGGGTVEYQPFDIPSIPFVPDGDRKTPDDLLTAGPVREA, from the coding sequence ATGAATGGAAAACGATTTACCAATGAACAAGGAATGATCTTCGTGTTTGTCCTGATGGTTCTGATGATCCTTTCGATCCTTGGTTTGAGTCTGCTCGGCCTTGTTGCAGGCAACACCAAGATCAGCTCGACGGAGCGGGACCAGCAGTCTGTTTATTACATCGCGGAAGCAGGAGCGGTCCAGCGGCTGCAAGATATGGAGGAAGCCGTCGATTTATCGTACGCTGACGCTGATGACGAACGTTCTTTCTACGAAGTATTAGAAAAGAAGATGCTGGGGACCGTCGACATTCAATCGTTCACACCTGCTTTTGGGAAACAGCCGGAAGCGGAAGTCACGATAACCAGGGACCAGGAAAATAACCCTGGAAGTTACCAAATCACATCGACAGGGAGGATTGGGGCGCGGACGAGGACAGTCACCCAGTCGGTTCACATCCAATGGCAGGAAAAAGGCGGCATGACCGTACCGAACGCGATGGCCGTCTTCACAGAAGAAACGATTACCTTATCCGGCGGAGCTCTTGTTGAAGGGAATATCGGAACGAATTCAGAAGCGGCAAACACCGTGTCCTTTAATGGTGGAGCGAGCGTAACCGGAGACATTTACGTTCCATCAGGCGCAGAAGATCAAGCAGTCAATGCTCCTGCCTATATGAATATTCCACCACCGATTCCGAATAATACGCACGTTCCGTTCGAGCTGCCCCCCTTCCCGGTCTATCCGGACTATCCGGTTCCTGATGACGAACGTCTTCAAAAGACCGAATGGAACGGCTATGACGTCATCAAGGACGGGAAGCTGAAAATCGACAACTATATTTCTGATGGATACACGCTCCATCTAACAAACGATATCCACTTCAAGGAAATCATCCTTAACAGCAACTACACGTTGACCATCGATGTCGGGGACACGGACAAAGCTATCGTCGTCGACCACCTGAACGTAAAGAACGGACATATAAACATAACCGGCACAGGGAAACTGACTTTATATGTGAAAGATGCGCTTACGATGGGTTCCGGCAGCACCATCAACGAAAATGGTTCCATTGAGCAGCTCGGTGTTTATGTCGCTGATTCCGACGAAGCTCGACGTATTAAACTGGCAGGAAGCCAGAAAATCTTCGGCTCTCTCTATGCGGAAACAGCGGATATAGAGTTGACCGGAGGCGGCGGATTTCAGGGACATATTTTTACCGGAGGCGGAAGCTTCATCATTTCCGGGGGAGCGAGAGCTTACGCGTCCCTCCTCTATGCTCCTCATGCGGACTTCCGGATAACCGGCGGGGGTAAGGTCCTTGGTTCTATCTTATCGAAAACGTACCGTTCAGACGGAGGGGGGACGGTGGAATATCAACCGTTCGACATTCCCTCCATCCCGTTCGTACCGGATGGAGACAGGAAGACACCGGACGATCTCCTCACTGCCGGCCCTGTAAGGGAAGCTTAA
- a CDS encoding prepilin-type N-terminal cleavage/methylation domain-containing protein codes for MKSFFRKEDGVTLVELLAALSLAGILLLLISNIFFTSQHQYEVQTKQIDHEADVRYAMNAITKAVRKTNEVSITDERLKTDSSTFELNGSEMLQDDSLLAQNIDSFKLEKNGDQIRITIESTSNGQGKTTSLTTALYIRE; via the coding sequence ATGAAGTCCTTTTTTCGGAAAGAAGACGGTGTCACGCTTGTAGAACTGCTTGCAGCCTTGAGTCTGGCAGGCATCCTCCTCCTCTTGATCAGTAACATCTTCTTCACAAGCCAACATCAATATGAGGTGCAGACAAAACAGATCGATCATGAAGCAGATGTACGCTATGCGATGAATGCCATTACCAAGGCGGTTCGTAAAACCAACGAGGTAAGCATAACGGACGAGCGCTTGAAGACGGATTCGTCCACTTTTGAACTGAACGGTTCCGAAATGTTACAGGATGATTCCCTCCTGGCACAGAACATCGACTCTTTCAAACTGGAGAAAAACGGAGACCAGATCCGTATCACGATCGAGAGCACATCCAACGGACAAGGGAAAACGACCTCTTTGACAACCGCTCTGTATATAAGGGAGTAA
- a CDS encoding type IV pilus modification PilV family protein produces the protein MKWKALQSERGVTLLEIVVSMTILFIVLIVAFPLFTQSQRSSSVSSNMLDATYIAQKKMEDVYHLSTSIPFQQVETALAPMKRMAETEKTLQMEEAADGYYIELTLTKPDGGLSTIIVKVFQNSDKQDLEAQMETIYRWETEA, from the coding sequence ATGAAGTGGAAAGCACTCCAATCAGAACGTGGTGTCACCCTTCTTGAAATCGTCGTCTCTATGACCATCCTATTCATCGTATTAATTGTTGCTTTCCCTTTGTTCACCCAATCTCAACGGTCCTCTTCCGTATCATCAAACATGCTAGATGCGACTTATATAGCACAGAAGAAGATGGAAGATGTTTATCACTTAAGTACATCTATTCCTTTCCAACAGGTAGAAACGGCGCTCGCCCCTATGAAGCGCATGGCGGAAACAGAAAAGACACTTCAAATGGAAGAAGCCGCTGACGGTTATTACATAGAGCTGACTTTGACGAAACCGGATGGCGGGCTGTCCACCATAATCGTGAAGGTGTTCCAGAATTCCGACAAGCAGGATTTGGAAGCGCAGATGGAGACGATCTACCGATGGGAGACAGAGGCATGA
- a CDS encoding cryptochrome/photolyase family protein codes for MKTRWIFGNQLCHQLPLLNEADKQNDVILMVEAKSRSLWQSYHKQKLVLIFSGMRHFAEELEEKGFTVDYRKAESFTEAWESHQERYHPDEVHVTTVTDHRMKRALKKWENNLNGEVAVHYHSEKPLFLLSEEEAVDRLKGEGPWKQDAFYRRLRKERDILMEDGNPVGGRWSFDQDNRKPADEDTDFVKPRTFRPDDITKQVIKEVERDFGDNPGNLDAFPWPVTRKEALKKLNQFIDERLPTFGTYQDAMLVDDPFMSHSLLSSSINIGFLNPEEVIEKAEAAYAAGEAPLNAVEGFIRQILGWREYMRAVYVKKMPGYASVNELGHEAELPAFFYTGKPKMKCMEQAIRPVIDVGYGHHIQRLMIIGNFSNLFGISPQAVSDWFNEMYVDAYDWVVLPNVLGMALYADGGLLSTKPYVSSGSYIKKMSNYCKHCEFNVKHQTEDDACPFNAMYWDFLDRHADKLQDNPRMKLIYSQWQKREEEKKKEIKKKAASLKQQLTKGTLEA; via the coding sequence ATGAAGACGAGGTGGATTTTCGGAAATCAGCTGTGTCATCAGCTGCCTTTATTGAACGAAGCGGACAAGCAAAACGACGTCATTCTGATGGTTGAAGCGAAATCGCGTTCCCTTTGGCAGTCCTACCACAAACAGAAGCTCGTCCTGATCTTCTCCGGCATGCGCCACTTCGCAGAAGAGTTGGAGGAAAAAGGCTTCACCGTCGATTACCGCAAAGCGGAATCTTTTACGGAAGCTTGGGAAAGCCACCAGGAGCGCTACCACCCGGATGAAGTACACGTAACAACCGTAACCGATCACAGGATGAAGCGGGCGCTGAAGAAATGGGAAAACAATCTAAACGGCGAGGTAGCGGTTCATTACCATTCCGAGAAGCCGCTGTTCCTGCTCTCAGAAGAGGAAGCAGTCGACCGGCTGAAAGGGGAAGGGCCGTGGAAGCAGGACGCTTTCTATAGAAGGTTAAGAAAAGAAAGAGACATATTGATGGAAGATGGGAATCCTGTCGGCGGCAGGTGGTCGTTTGACCAGGATAATCGGAAGCCTGCAGATGAAGATACGGATTTTGTAAAACCAAGGACCTTTCGTCCGGATGACATCACGAAACAGGTGATAAAGGAAGTGGAACGGGATTTTGGTGATAACCCCGGGAATCTCGATGCATTTCCATGGCCGGTGACGCGTAAGGAGGCGTTGAAGAAGCTGAATCAATTCATCGATGAGCGGCTCCCGACATTCGGAACGTATCAGGATGCCATGCTGGTGGATGATCCGTTCATGTCCCATTCACTGCTTTCTTCTTCTATTAATATAGGGTTTCTGAATCCTGAGGAAGTAATTGAAAAGGCAGAAGCTGCCTATGCTGCAGGGGAAGCACCGCTGAACGCCGTGGAGGGCTTCATCCGACAGATACTAGGATGGCGGGAATATATGCGTGCTGTGTACGTAAAGAAAATGCCCGGCTACGCTTCTGTAAACGAACTCGGTCACGAGGCTGAACTACCGGCATTTTTTTATACAGGAAAGCCGAAAATGAAATGCATGGAACAAGCGATCCGTCCTGTGATCGATGTAGGTTACGGCCATCATATCCAACGGTTGATGATCATCGGGAATTTCTCCAATTTGTTCGGTATCTCTCCGCAGGCGGTATCGGATTGGTTCAATGAAATGTATGTCGATGCCTATGACTGGGTTGTCCTTCCGAATGTGCTCGGCATGGCTCTTTATGCTGATGGAGGATTGCTGTCGACGAAGCCGTATGTCTCTTCAGGGTCTTACATTAAGAAAATGAGTAATTACTGTAAGCATTGCGAGTTTAACGTCAAGCATCAAACAGAAGATGATGCCTGTCCGTTCAACGCGATGTATTGGGACTTCCTGGACAGGCATGCCGATAAGCTGCAGGATAATCCAAGAATGAAATTGATCTACAGTCAATGGCAGAAGCGGGAGGAAGAGAAGAAAAAAGAAATCAAGAAGAAAGCAGCGTCCCTTAAGCAGCAGCTGACGAAAGGGACACTTGAGGCATAA
- the metE gene encoding 5-methyltetrahydropteroyltriglutamate--homocysteine S-methyltransferase: MKQARSSAIGYPRIGEKREWKKALERYWKKDTTEQELVEELTALRHKDWKKQKEAGLDLIPVGDFSYYDHVLDTSIMFGIIPERFQDTEPTSLETYFNIARGTESAVASSMTKWFNTNYHYIVPEIEKDTKPVLLENRPLRYYKEAKEQLGIDGKPVLLGPVTYLKLAKGFDKQPFEQVLQALVPLYIQVLQELAAEGAAWVQIDEPILVTDLSEEDLRFVQSVYDTISKEVSGIKLLLQTYFEAVEAYDSVIQLPVDGIGLDFVDDNGQTLSQLAEHGFPNDKVLAAGVINGRNIWRNDWKHTWQITDAVRKIVPEDRLILQPSTSLLHVPVTTESETKLASDLKQVLAFADQKLEETVLLTKGVNQGKAIILPEVEKHSRNWRSFANSEGRSNENVQQEVKRWKDKHPSRASEFSNRKKVQEEKFALPLLPTTTIGSLPQTTEIRKARANFRKGAWSEETYDAFVKERTAEWIANQEEVGLDVLVHGEFERNDMVEYFGEKLNGFAFTEYAWVQSYGSRCVKPPIIFGDVSLPAPMTVKESAYAQSLTNKPVKGMLTGPITILNWSFVREDIPFAEVTEQIALALQKEIRALEDAGIGMIQVDEPALREGLPLKSNKQATYLDQSVRAFLLATAAAADETQIHTHMCYSEFGRIIATIDKLDADVISIETARSHGELIEAFETFAYDKGIGLGVYDIHSPRIPSVEEMEQSIRRALKVLDPRQFWINPDCGLKTRGIKETLASLHHMQQAAQNIREQQKTTIHQ; the protein is encoded by the coding sequence ATGAAACAAGCACGAAGTTCAGCAATTGGGTACCCGCGTATCGGGGAGAAACGGGAATGGAAGAAAGCTCTGGAGCGCTATTGGAAGAAAGATACGACAGAGCAGGAGCTTGTGGAAGAACTGACTGCCCTCCGACACAAGGATTGGAAGAAACAAAAAGAAGCAGGGCTCGATTTGATTCCGGTCGGTGACTTCAGCTATTACGACCACGTTCTGGATACATCCATCATGTTCGGGATCATTCCCGAGCGTTTTCAGGATACGGAACCCACTTCACTGGAAACGTATTTCAACATCGCCCGTGGCACAGAATCAGCGGTAGCCTCCTCCATGACAAAATGGTTTAATACCAACTATCACTATATCGTCCCGGAAATTGAAAAGGATACAAAACCGGTGCTTCTGGAGAACAGGCCGCTCCGCTATTATAAAGAGGCGAAGGAGCAGCTCGGCATTGATGGAAAACCGGTGCTGCTAGGGCCTGTGACCTACTTGAAGCTTGCCAAGGGTTTTGATAAGCAGCCGTTCGAACAAGTGCTGCAGGCACTGGTACCGCTCTACATACAAGTGCTTCAAGAATTGGCCGCAGAAGGAGCAGCTTGGGTTCAAATCGATGAGCCGATTCTTGTTACTGACTTATCGGAAGAAGACCTCCGCTTCGTTCAATCGGTTTATGACACCATTTCTAAAGAAGTGAGCGGCATCAAGCTTTTGCTTCAAACATACTTTGAAGCAGTGGAAGCTTATGATTCCGTCATTCAACTTCCTGTAGATGGCATCGGCCTTGATTTCGTGGATGATAACGGCCAAACCCTGTCCCAGCTCGCTGAACACGGCTTTCCGAACGATAAAGTATTGGCGGCGGGAGTGATTAACGGCCGAAACATCTGGCGAAACGATTGGAAACACACATGGCAGATCACGGATGCTGTCAGAAAGATCGTGCCGGAAGACCGCTTGATTCTCCAGCCTTCCACCAGCCTGCTTCACGTGCCGGTGACGACCGAATCGGAAACGAAGCTGGCATCTGACCTGAAACAGGTCCTTGCCTTCGCTGATCAGAAACTGGAAGAAACGGTTCTTCTGACGAAGGGCGTCAATCAAGGAAAAGCAATCATCCTGCCGGAGGTGGAGAAACATTCCCGAAACTGGAGGTCCTTTGCGAATTCCGAAGGCCGCTCGAACGAGAACGTACAGCAGGAAGTAAAACGTTGGAAAGACAAACATCCGTCCCGTGCCTCCGAATTTTCCAATCGAAAGAAGGTACAGGAGGAAAAGTTCGCTCTGCCTCTGCTCCCGACAACGACGATCGGCAGCCTGCCCCAGACGACAGAAATCAGAAAGGCCCGCGCCAACTTCCGAAAAGGTGCATGGAGCGAAGAAACATACGATGCATTCGTAAAGGAAAGGACGGCCGAATGGATCGCCAACCAGGAAGAGGTCGGCCTCGACGTCCTTGTTCACGGCGAATTCGAGCGGAATGACATGGTAGAATATTTCGGTGAGAAGCTGAACGGTTTCGCTTTTACGGAATACGCCTGGGTGCAGTCCTACGGCTCCCGCTGTGTGAAGCCTCCCATTATATTCGGAGATGTATCTCTACCAGCTCCTATGACGGTGAAAGAGAGCGCTTATGCACAGTCATTGACCAACAAACCGGTCAAAGGGATGCTGACTGGGCCGATTACCATCCTGAATTGGTCATTCGTGCGGGAGGATATCCCTTTTGCAGAGGTTACGGAACAAATTGCTCTTGCTCTCCAAAAGGAAATCCGTGCTTTAGAAGACGCAGGCATTGGAATGATTCAAGTAGACGAGCCGGCACTACGTGAAGGGCTGCCGCTGAAATCCAATAAACAAGCGACGTACCTTGATCAATCTGTCCGCGCCTTTTTACTTGCGACCGCTGCAGCGGCAGATGAAACGCAAATCCATACGCACATGTGTTATTCGGAATTCGGCAGAATCATTGCCACGATTGACAAACTGGATGCGGACGTCATTTCCATTGAAACTGCCCGCAGCCATGGGGAACTGATTGAAGCTTTCGAAACGTTCGCATACGATAAAGGTATCGGACTCGGCGTTTACGACATTCACAGCCCGCGGATTCCAAGTGTGGAAGAAATGGAACAAAGCATCCGTCGTGCTCTGAAAGTGCTCGATCCACGCCAGTTCTGGATCAATCCCGACTGCGGATTAAAGACACGCGGGATCAAGGAAACACTTGCTTCCCTTCATCACATGCAGCAAGCTGCTCAAAACATACGCGAGCAGCAAAAGACAACCATTCACCAATAA